A genome region from Euphorbia lathyris chromosome 4, ddEupLath1.1, whole genome shotgun sequence includes the following:
- the LOC136226392 gene encoding uncharacterized protein isoform X1, translating into MGMMENSSAAMASLLFKNLVTPVFLYADKSFINLGEKFKLLELLRHLLITFFLFLLRFLPSFLHSLNPLLDNFYFIKQQSKTDDYLLATGGANGSFIDSAVSRALSQILSIINDVPVSSRKYEVVRSLAERLIDENQRENVEVLREVNRSSLAAAFERTLSQLEAAMMELDRERIGNWPTQFRLNRVLKAVRSVKGGTLGAWAGSGREGVDRSEEKLAAELLWLTEKLVACGCGEEAVWRWASAANLAWLSLAAEPRLQSSLVKVSAFLLKQAKDLRVEETEEEEEGKKQQQRQTNKDMLMAWLPLLCRGSNGTDAPVLSSSERLEVERILEGMIETLDEEQEQVLSLWLHHFSYCPSSDWPNLRSSYEKWCSSSRALMRASNRSNLWKWIVGKVEPKRQHTKKKRRLFI; encoded by the exons ATGGGCATGATGGAAAACTCCTCCGCAGCCATGGCTTCTTTACTTTTCAAAAACCTTGTGACTCCTGTGTTTCTCTACGCCGATAAATCCTTCATCAATCTCGGTGAAAAATTCAAGCTACTTGAATTACTTCGCCATTTACTTATTActttctttctcttccttctaCGTTTCCTTCCTTCTTTTTTGCATTCTCTAAATCCTCTTCTCGATAATTTCTATTTCATCAAACAACAATCGAAAACCGATGACTATTTGCTTGCCACCGGAGGCGCAAACGGATCATTTATAGATTCTGCCGTTTCTCGAGCACTTTCACAAATCTTATCGATAATTAACGATGTCCCTGTTAGTTCCAGGAAGTATGAAGTTGTTCGATCTTTAGCGGAGAGACTAATTGATGAGAATCAAAGAGAGAACGTCGAGGTTTTACGGGAAGTAAACCGGTCGAGTTTGGCGGCGGCTTTTGAACGGACTCTTAGCCAACTGGAAGCCGCTATGATGGAGTTGGATCGTGAGCGGATCGGAAATTGGCCGACGCAGTTCCGGTTGAACCGTGTTTTGAAGGCGGTTCGGTCGGTTAAAGGTGGGACGTTGGGTGCCTGGGCTGGGAGCGGAAGAGAAGGAGTGGATAGATCGGAGGAGAAGCTGGCGGCTGAGCTGCTTTGGTTGACAGAGAAGTTGGTGGCCTGTGGCTGCGGAGAGGAAGCAGTTTGGAGGTGGGCTTCGGCTGCGAATTTGGCTTGGCTGTCTCTCGCAGCGGAACCGCGGTTGCAAAGTTCATTGGTGAAAGTTTCAG CATTTCTATTGAAGCAAGCCAAAGATTTGAGGGTAGaagaaacagaagaagaagaagaagggaagaagCAGCAACAAAGGCAAACAAATAAGGATATGCTAATGGCATGGCTGCCATTGCTATGCAGAGGAAGCAACGGCACTGATGCACCTGTTCTTAGCTCAAGTGAAAGGTTAGAAGTAGAGAGAATTCTGGAAGGGATGATAGAGACACTAGATGAGGAACAAGAACAAGTTTTATCTCTATGGCTTCACCATTTCTCATATTGCCCTTCTTCTGATTGGCCTAATCTTCGTTCCTCTTATGAGAAATGGTGCTCTTCTTCTC GTGCTTTGATGAGGGCATCTAATCGATCAAATTTATGGAAATGGATAGTGGGAAAAGTCGAGCCAAAGAGACAACACACCAAAAAGAAGAGAAGACTGTTTATATGA
- the LOC136226392 gene encoding uncharacterized protein isoform X3: MGMMENSSAAMASLLFKNLVTPVFLYADKSFINLGEKFKLLELLRHLLITFFLFLLRFLPSFLHSLNPLLDNFYFIKQQSKTDDYLLATGGANGSFIDSAVSRALSQILSIINDVPVSSRKYEVVRSLAERLIDENQRENVEVLREVNRSSLAAAFERTLSQLEAAMMELDRERIGNWPTQFRLNRVLKAVRSVKGGTLGAWAGSGREGVDRSEEKLAAELLWLTEKLVACGCGEEAVWRWASAANLAWLSLAAEPRLQSSLVKVSAFLLKQAKDLRVEETEEEEEGKKQQQRQTNKDMLMAWLPLLCRGSNGTDAPVLSSSERLEVERILEGMIETLDEEQEQVLSLWLHHFSYCPSSDWPNLRSSYEKWCSSSRKLLIHSPFKSQNSCDSKVV; this comes from the exons ATGGGCATGATGGAAAACTCCTCCGCAGCCATGGCTTCTTTACTTTTCAAAAACCTTGTGACTCCTGTGTTTCTCTACGCCGATAAATCCTTCATCAATCTCGGTGAAAAATTCAAGCTACTTGAATTACTTCGCCATTTACTTATTActttctttctcttccttctaCGTTTCCTTCCTTCTTTTTTGCATTCTCTAAATCCTCTTCTCGATAATTTCTATTTCATCAAACAACAATCGAAAACCGATGACTATTTGCTTGCCACCGGAGGCGCAAACGGATCATTTATAGATTCTGCCGTTTCTCGAGCACTTTCACAAATCTTATCGATAATTAACGATGTCCCTGTTAGTTCCAGGAAGTATGAAGTTGTTCGATCTTTAGCGGAGAGACTAATTGATGAGAATCAAAGAGAGAACGTCGAGGTTTTACGGGAAGTAAACCGGTCGAGTTTGGCGGCGGCTTTTGAACGGACTCTTAGCCAACTGGAAGCCGCTATGATGGAGTTGGATCGTGAGCGGATCGGAAATTGGCCGACGCAGTTCCGGTTGAACCGTGTTTTGAAGGCGGTTCGGTCGGTTAAAGGTGGGACGTTGGGTGCCTGGGCTGGGAGCGGAAGAGAAGGAGTGGATAGATCGGAGGAGAAGCTGGCGGCTGAGCTGCTTTGGTTGACAGAGAAGTTGGTGGCCTGTGGCTGCGGAGAGGAAGCAGTTTGGAGGTGGGCTTCGGCTGCGAATTTGGCTTGGCTGTCTCTCGCAGCGGAACCGCGGTTGCAAAGTTCATTGGTGAAAGTTTCAG CATTTCTATTGAAGCAAGCCAAAGATTTGAGGGTAGaagaaacagaagaagaagaagaagggaagaagCAGCAACAAAGGCAAACAAATAAGGATATGCTAATGGCATGGCTGCCATTGCTATGCAGAGGAAGCAACGGCACTGATGCACCTGTTCTTAGCTCAAGTGAAAGGTTAGAAGTAGAGAGAATTCTGGAAGGGATGATAGAGACACTAGATGAGGAACAAGAACAAGTTTTATCTCTATGGCTTCACCATTTCTCATATTGCCCTTCTTCTGATTGGCCTAATCTTCGTTCCTCTTATGAGAAATGGTGCTCTTCTTCTCGTAAGCTTCTCATTCATTCCCCTTTTAAAAGTCAAAATTCATGTGATTCCAAGGTGGTATAG
- the LOC136226919 gene encoding metacaspase-1-like isoform X1: MTSKRERCGWCSVQLLVPIEAQTVRCAVCQGVTRFQSYDTLTQVRDSINQAANRIINKVSTTVTGYTAAAPVGGYGYNGYYVKPPRQMGVPSAHGRKRAVLCGVSYKGTSYKIKGSINDVNCMRFFLVEKLGFPMDCILMLTEDEISPLKIPTKENMRTAMRWLVEGCEAGDSLVFHFSGHGSKVPDNDTDKMDGYDEALCPLDYETQGMIIDDEINQTIVRPLPKGATLHAIVDACYSGSILHLPFPCKMNREGYYTWDEKICPSDIYKGTSGGLALCFSACNDDQISLDTNALAGNAATGALTYSLIQAVENEPGLTYGRLLNAMRLAIRSAKTSGLRLSGPIASLINKTLFNTELSQEPQLSSSEKFDIYSKHFLL, encoded by the exons ATGACGAGCAAAAGAGAAAGATGCGGGTGGTGCAGCGTGCAGCTACTAGTTCCCATAGAAGCCCAAACAGTTCGATGTGCAGTTTGCCAAGGCGTAACGAGGTTTCAATCATACGACACCTTGACTCAGGTTAGGGACTCCATAAACCAGGCCGCAAACAGGATCATTAACAAGGTGTCCACCACCGTAACTGGCTACACTGCGGCGGCTCCGGTGGGGGGTTATGGTTATAACGGTTATTATGTTAAACCTCCGAGGCAAATGGGTGTTCCTTCTGCTCATGGAAGGAAGAGAGCTGTGCTGTGTGGAGTGAGTTATAAAGGGACGAGTTATAAGATTAAAGGAAGTATTAATGATGTTAATTGCATGAGGTTTTTTCTTGTTGAGAAATTGGGATTTCCTATGGACTGCATTCTCATGCTTACAG aAGATGAGATAAGCCCATTAAAGATACCAACAAAAGAAAACATGAGAACGGCAATGAGATGGCTAGTAGAGGGATGCGAAGCAGGAGATTCTTTAGTGTTCCATTTTTCAGGGCATGGTTCTAAGGTGCCTGATAATGACACGGATAAAATGGACGGTTATGATGAAGCCTTATGCCCACTTGATTACGAGACTCAAGGAATGATAATTGATgatgaaattaatcaaacgaTTGTGAGGCCATTACCCAAAGGAGCTACTCTTCATGCAATCGTAGATGCTTGTTACAGTGGATCTATTCTCCATCTGCCTTTTCCTTGCAAGATGAATAG GGAAGGATACTACACATGGGATGAGAAGATATGTCCATCAGACATTTACAAAGGAACAAGTGGAGGGTTAGCCCTCTGTTTCAGCGCTTGTAATGACGATCAGATTTCACTTGATACCAAT GCATTAGCAGGGAATGCAGCAACAGGAGCATTGACATATAGCTTAATTCAAGCAGTGGAAAATGAACCTGGTTTAACATACGGCCGATTGCTCAACGCCATGCGGCTGGCTATTCGTTCTGCTAAAACCTCCGGCTTACGTCTCTCCGGTCCTATTGCTTCTTTGATTAATAAAACTCTTTTCAACACTGAGCTTTCACAG GAACCTCAATTGTCTTCCTCCGAAAAATTTGATATTTACTCTAAACACTTCTTGCTCTAA
- the LOC136226392 gene encoding uncharacterized protein isoform X2, with protein sequence MGMMENSSAAMASLLFKNLVTPVFLYADKSFINLGEKFKLLELLRHLLITFFLFLLRFLPSFLHSLNPLLDNFYFIKQQSKTDDYLLATGGANGSFIDSAVSRALSQILSIINDVPVSSRKYEVVRSLAERLIDENQRENVEVLREVNRSSLAAAFERTLSQLEAAMMELDRERIGNWPTQFRLNRVLKAVRSVKGGTLGAWAGSGREGVDRSEEKLAAELLWLTEKLVACGCGEEAVWRWASAANLAWLSLAAEPRLQSSLVKVSAFLLKQAKDLRVEETEEEEEGKKQQQRQTNKDMLMAWLPLLCRGSNGTDAPVLSSSERLEVERILEGMIETLDEEQEQVLSLWLHHFSYCPSSDWPNLRSSYEKWCSSSRALMRASNRSNLWKWTVRKVEPKRQHTKKKRRLFT encoded by the exons ATGGGCATGATGGAAAACTCCTCCGCAGCCATGGCTTCTTTACTTTTCAAAAACCTTGTGACTCCTGTGTTTCTCTACGCCGATAAATCCTTCATCAATCTCGGTGAAAAATTCAAGCTACTTGAATTACTTCGCCATTTACTTATTActttctttctcttccttctaCGTTTCCTTCCTTCTTTTTTGCATTCTCTAAATCCTCTTCTCGATAATTTCTATTTCATCAAACAACAATCGAAAACCGATGACTATTTGCTTGCCACCGGAGGCGCAAACGGATCATTTATAGATTCTGCCGTTTCTCGAGCACTTTCACAAATCTTATCGATAATTAACGATGTCCCTGTTAGTTCCAGGAAGTATGAAGTTGTTCGATCTTTAGCGGAGAGACTAATTGATGAGAATCAAAGAGAGAACGTCGAGGTTTTACGGGAAGTAAACCGGTCGAGTTTGGCGGCGGCTTTTGAACGGACTCTTAGCCAACTGGAAGCCGCTATGATGGAGTTGGATCGTGAGCGGATCGGAAATTGGCCGACGCAGTTCCGGTTGAACCGTGTTTTGAAGGCGGTTCGGTCGGTTAAAGGTGGGACGTTGGGTGCCTGGGCTGGGAGCGGAAGAGAAGGAGTGGATAGATCGGAGGAGAAGCTGGCGGCTGAGCTGCTTTGGTTGACAGAGAAGTTGGTGGCCTGTGGCTGCGGAGAGGAAGCAGTTTGGAGGTGGGCTTCGGCTGCGAATTTGGCTTGGCTGTCTCTCGCAGCGGAACCGCGGTTGCAAAGTTCATTGGTGAAAGTTTCAG CATTTCTATTGAAGCAAGCCAAAGATTTGAGGGTAGaagaaacagaagaagaagaagaagggaagaagCAGCAACAAAGGCAAACAAATAAGGATATGCTAATGGCATGGCTGCCATTGCTATGCAGAGGAAGCAACGGCACTGATGCACCTGTTCTTAGCTCAAGTGAAAGGTTAGAAGTAGAGAGAATTCTGGAAGGGATGATAGAGACACTAGATGAGGAACAAGAACAAGTTTTATCTCTATGGCTTCACCATTTCTCATATTGCCCTTCTTCTGATTGGCCTAATCTTCGTTCCTCTTATGAGAAATGGTGCTCTTCTTCTC GTGCTTTGATGAGGGCATCTAATCGATCGAATTTGTGGAAATGGACGGTGAGAAAAGTCGAGCCAAAGAGACAACACACCAAAAAGAAGAGAAGACTGTTTACATGA
- the LOC136226919 gene encoding metacaspase-1-like isoform X2 translates to MTSKRERCGWCSVQLLVPIEAQTVRCAVCQGVTRFQSYDTLTQVRDSINQAANRIINKVSTTVTGYTAAAPVGGYGYNGYYVKPPRQMGVPSAHGRKRAVLCGVSYKGTSYKIKGSINDVNCMRFFLVEKLGFPMDCILMLTDEISPLKIPTKENMRTAMRWLVEGCEAGDSLVFHFSGHGSKVPDNDTDKMDGYDEALCPLDYETQGMIIDDEINQTIVRPLPKGATLHAIVDACYSGSILHLPFPCKMNREGYYTWDEKICPSDIYKGTSGGLALCFSACNDDQISLDTNALAGNAATGALTYSLIQAVENEPGLTYGRLLNAMRLAIRSAKTSGLRLSGPIASLINKTLFNTELSQEPQLSSSEKFDIYSKHFLL, encoded by the exons ATGACGAGCAAAAGAGAAAGATGCGGGTGGTGCAGCGTGCAGCTACTAGTTCCCATAGAAGCCCAAACAGTTCGATGTGCAGTTTGCCAAGGCGTAACGAGGTTTCAATCATACGACACCTTGACTCAGGTTAGGGACTCCATAAACCAGGCCGCAAACAGGATCATTAACAAGGTGTCCACCACCGTAACTGGCTACACTGCGGCGGCTCCGGTGGGGGGTTATGGTTATAACGGTTATTATGTTAAACCTCCGAGGCAAATGGGTGTTCCTTCTGCTCATGGAAGGAAGAGAGCTGTGCTGTGTGGAGTGAGTTATAAAGGGACGAGTTATAAGATTAAAGGAAGTATTAATGATGTTAATTGCATGAGGTTTTTTCTTGTTGAGAAATTGGGATTTCCTATGGACTGCATTCTCATGCTTACAG ATGAGATAAGCCCATTAAAGATACCAACAAAAGAAAACATGAGAACGGCAATGAGATGGCTAGTAGAGGGATGCGAAGCAGGAGATTCTTTAGTGTTCCATTTTTCAGGGCATGGTTCTAAGGTGCCTGATAATGACACGGATAAAATGGACGGTTATGATGAAGCCTTATGCCCACTTGATTACGAGACTCAAGGAATGATAATTGATgatgaaattaatcaaacgaTTGTGAGGCCATTACCCAAAGGAGCTACTCTTCATGCAATCGTAGATGCTTGTTACAGTGGATCTATTCTCCATCTGCCTTTTCCTTGCAAGATGAATAG GGAAGGATACTACACATGGGATGAGAAGATATGTCCATCAGACATTTACAAAGGAACAAGTGGAGGGTTAGCCCTCTGTTTCAGCGCTTGTAATGACGATCAGATTTCACTTGATACCAAT GCATTAGCAGGGAATGCAGCAACAGGAGCATTGACATATAGCTTAATTCAAGCAGTGGAAAATGAACCTGGTTTAACATACGGCCGATTGCTCAACGCCATGCGGCTGGCTATTCGTTCTGCTAAAACCTCCGGCTTACGTCTCTCCGGTCCTATTGCTTCTTTGATTAATAAAACTCTTTTCAACACTGAGCTTTCACAG GAACCTCAATTGTCTTCCTCCGAAAAATTTGATATTTACTCTAAACACTTCTTGCTCTAA